Proteins encoded together in one Camelina sativa cultivar DH55 chromosome 9, Cs, whole genome shotgun sequence window:
- the LOC104712880 gene encoding telomere repeat-binding factor 5-like isoform X1: protein MGNQKLKWTGEEEEALLAGIAKHGAGKWKNILRDPEFSEQLINRSNIDLKDKWRNLSIAPGTQGSTNRARPTKVKEEEGVTPPPLETDEKPTPPPLVNPIIPPGPTLLRKKSIELITDQSGSNSVVDSKNVPRYDGMIFEALSALADGNGSDVSSIFHYIEPRHEVPPNFRRVLSTRLRRLASQSKLVKVSTFKTLQNFYKIPDPSGTRPTPAPKPKETHTKSRQSNNHQAAISLQMIEEAAITAACKVVEAENKIDIAKAAGEEFEKMTKLAEGTEHLLVIANEIHEKCSRGEVVLLA from the exons ATGGGAAACCAGAAATTAAAGTGGAcaggggaggaggaggaggcgttACTCGCCGGAATTGCAAAGCACGGTGCCGGTAAGTGGAAGAATATTCTCCGGGATCCCGAATTTTCTGAGCAGCTCATCAATCGCTCCAACATCGACCTAAAG GATAAGTGGCGTAACTTGAGTATTGCCCCCGGTACTCAAGGTTCAACTAATAGGGCACGGCCGACAAAAGTCAAAGAGGAAGAAGGCGTCACTCCACCTCCACTTGAAACTGATGAAAAACCTACTCCACCTCCTCTTGTTAACCCTATTATTCCCCCAGGTCCTACCCTTCTGCGTAAGAAATCTATTGAGTTGATCACTGATCAAAGTGGTAGTAACAGTGTGGTGGATTCAAAGAATGTTCCCAg GTATGATGGGATGATATTTGAAGCTCTCTCTGCATTAGCGGATGGAAATGGTTCTGATGTGAGTTCCATTTTTCATTACATTGAG CCCAGGCATGAAGTACCGCCAAATTTTAGAAGAGTCCTTAGTACAAGACTGAGGAGGCTGGCATCTCAGAGCAAACTTGTAAAGGTTAGCACCTTCAAAACT TTACAGAACTTCTATAAGATACCCGATCCATCAGGAACAAGACCAACACCAGCCCCAAAACCAAAGGAGACACATACGAAGTCCCGGcaatcaaacaaccatcagGCTGCTATTTCACTACAGATGATCGAGGAAGCTGCAATAACAGCCGCCTGTAAAGTCGTAGAAGCAGAGAATAAAATAGACATTGCAAAAGCAGCAGGAGAAGAGTTTGAGAAGATGACTAAACTTGCAGAAGGAACCGAACATCTCCTGGTGATAGCTAATGAGATACATGAAAAAT GTTCTCGTGGTGAGGTTGTGCTATTGGCTTGA
- the LOC104712880 gene encoding telomere repeat-binding factor 5-like isoform X2, which translates to MGNQKLKWTGEEEEALLAGIAKHGAGKWKNILRDPEFSEQLINRSNIDLKDKWRNLSIAPGTQGSTNRARPTKVKEEEGVTPPPLETDEKPTPPPLVNPIIPPGPTLLRKKSIELITDQSGSNSVVDSKNVPRYDGMIFEALSALADGNGSDVSSIFHYIEPRHEVPPNFRRVLSTRLRRLASQSKLVKLQNFYKIPDPSGTRPTPAPKPKETHTKSRQSNNHQAAISLQMIEEAAITAACKVVEAENKIDIAKAAGEEFEKMTKLAEGTEHLLVIANEIHEKCSRGEVVLLA; encoded by the exons ATGGGAAACCAGAAATTAAAGTGGAcaggggaggaggaggaggcgttACTCGCCGGAATTGCAAAGCACGGTGCCGGTAAGTGGAAGAATATTCTCCGGGATCCCGAATTTTCTGAGCAGCTCATCAATCGCTCCAACATCGACCTAAAG GATAAGTGGCGTAACTTGAGTATTGCCCCCGGTACTCAAGGTTCAACTAATAGGGCACGGCCGACAAAAGTCAAAGAGGAAGAAGGCGTCACTCCACCTCCACTTGAAACTGATGAAAAACCTACTCCACCTCCTCTTGTTAACCCTATTATTCCCCCAGGTCCTACCCTTCTGCGTAAGAAATCTATTGAGTTGATCACTGATCAAAGTGGTAGTAACAGTGTGGTGGATTCAAAGAATGTTCCCAg GTATGATGGGATGATATTTGAAGCTCTCTCTGCATTAGCGGATGGAAATGGTTCTGATGTGAGTTCCATTTTTCATTACATTGAG CCCAGGCATGAAGTACCGCCAAATTTTAGAAGAGTCCTTAGTACAAGACTGAGGAGGCTGGCATCTCAGAGCAAACTTGTAAAG TTACAGAACTTCTATAAGATACCCGATCCATCAGGAACAAGACCAACACCAGCCCCAAAACCAAAGGAGACACATACGAAGTCCCGGcaatcaaacaaccatcagGCTGCTATTTCACTACAGATGATCGAGGAAGCTGCAATAACAGCCGCCTGTAAAGTCGTAGAAGCAGAGAATAAAATAGACATTGCAAAAGCAGCAGGAGAAGAGTTTGAGAAGATGACTAAACTTGCAGAAGGAACCGAACATCTCCTGGTGATAGCTAATGAGATACATGAAAAAT GTTCTCGTGGTGAGGTTGTGCTATTGGCTTGA